A stretch of the Saprospiraceae bacterium genome encodes the following:
- the nuoK gene encoding NADH-quinone oxidoreductase subunit NuoK — MNSIPELIRTVPLEQYLMLSTCLFFIGMIGVLVRRNIIIVFMCIEIMLNAVNLLMVSVSAYRGEASGQIMVLLIMAVAAAEVSVGLAIIVMMYKNLKTTNIDLFNQLKG, encoded by the coding sequence ATGAATTCAATTCCGGAGTTAATACGCACAGTTCCGTTAGAGCAGTATCTCATGCTGAGTACCTGTTTGTTTTTTATCGGTATGATTGGCGTATTGGTAAGACGCAATATTATTATAGTGTTTATGTGTATTGAAATCATGTTAAATGCTGTAAATCTATTGATGGTCTCCGTTTCAGCATATCGGGGAGAAGCCTCCGGACAAATTATGGTTTTATTAATAATGGCAGTAGCTGCAGCAGAAGTTTCTGTTGGGCTGGCAATTATCGTGATGATGTATAAAAATTTAAAAACAACCAACATCGATTTATTTAATCAATTGAAAGGTTGA
- the nuoF gene encoding NADH-quinone oxidoreductase subunit NuoF — protein sequence MKLLLEHIDKPGIQSIDGYIKNGGYRSVEKALKQLSPDQLVEEVKTSGLRGRGGAGFPTGMKWSFLDKKSDKPKYLVCNADESEPGTFKDRFLMEHIPHLLIEGMIVSSFALTAKTSYIYVRGEMMYIIRILEKAIAEAYAKGYLGKNILGSGYDLDLFVQAGGGAYICGEETALLESLEGKRGNPRNKPPFPAVWGLYGCPTVVNNVETIAAVPWIVNQGGAAYAAIGIGKSTGTKLISACGNINKPGVYEIELGLPVEEFIYSDDYCGGIANGRELKAVVAGGSSVPILPKNLILKTASQEARLMSYESLSDGGFVSGTMLGSGGFIVFDDQACIVRNLWNFTRFYHHESCGQCSPCREGTGWMEKVLHRIEYGHGKLTDIDLLVDVAKKIEGKTICPLGEAAAWPVASAIRHFRDEFEAHVRNPESCNARHLHFETAMSH from the coding sequence ATGAAATTATTACTAGAACATATCGATAAACCTGGAATCCAATCAATTGATGGATATATAAAAAATGGAGGCTATCGCTCCGTTGAAAAAGCACTCAAACAATTAAGTCCAGATCAACTGGTTGAAGAAGTCAAGACTTCCGGATTAAGAGGTCGAGGAGGAGCAGGATTTCCAACTGGAATGAAATGGTCTTTTCTCGATAAAAAATCAGACAAACCGAAATACCTTGTTTGTAATGCGGATGAATCCGAACCGGGTACTTTTAAGGACCGTTTTTTAATGGAACATATTCCTCATTTGTTGATTGAAGGAATGATTGTTTCTTCTTTTGCATTGACTGCAAAAACATCTTATATCTATGTTCGGGGTGAAATGATGTATATCATACGCATTCTCGAAAAAGCAATTGCAGAAGCATATGCTAAAGGCTATCTTGGAAAAAATATTTTAGGTAGCGGATATGATTTGGATTTATTTGTTCAAGCTGGTGGAGGTGCCTATATCTGTGGTGAAGAAACTGCCTTACTGGAATCACTTGAAGGCAAACGCGGCAATCCAAGAAACAAGCCACCATTTCCAGCAGTTTGGGGTTTGTATGGTTGCCCAACGGTAGTAAACAATGTAGAAACAATAGCAGCAGTGCCATGGATTGTCAATCAGGGTGGTGCGGCTTATGCTGCAATCGGGATCGGAAAAAGTACCGGTACCAAATTAATTTCAGCATGTGGAAACATAAATAAACCGGGTGTTTATGAAATTGAATTGGGATTGCCGGTTGAAGAATTTATATACAGCGATGATTATTGTGGTGGAATCGCAAATGGAAGAGAACTAAAGGCAGTTGTTGCCGGTGGTTCTTCAGTACCCATTCTCCCAAAAAATCTGATATTAAAAACAGCCAGTCAGGAAGCTCGTTTAATGAGTTACGAATCACTGTCTGATGGTGGATTTGTAAGTGGAACCATGTTAGGTTCTGGTGGTTTCATCGTATTCGATGATCAAGCCTGCATTGTGAGAAACTTGTGGAATTTTACCCGTTTTTACCATCATGAAAGTTGTGGACAATGCAGTCCATGCAGAGAAGGTACCGGTTGGATGGAAAAAGTGTTACACCGCATTGAATATGGTCATGGCAAATTGACTGATATTGATTTATTGGTTGATGTAGCTAAAAAAATAGAAGGAAAAACAATATGTCCTTTGGGGGAAGCAGCAGCATGGCCGGTAGCCAGTGCCATTCGCCATTTTAGGGATGAATTTGAAGCGCATGTCAGGAATCCGGAATCGTGTAATGCCAGGCATTTACATTTTGAAACTGCAATGAGCCATTAA
- the nuoL gene encoding NADH-quinone oxidoreductase subunit L: protein MDATLILHIILWPPLIGFLINGLFGNSFPKWAVSILACLGPLTSFVGTVLAYTYLSGPAHSIPLYTWFIVEGSAKINFGFYIDHLAIIMLFVVTGVGSLIHAYSTGYMHDDKGYSRFMSYMNLFLFSMLLLVLGSNLVVLFAGWEGVGLCSFLLIGFWFENKEYNRAAAKAFIMNRIGDLGFLVAIFLIINKFGGIEFTDIHETIMEEGQLHDPQILLICLLLFLGVCGKSAQIPLFTWLPDAMAGPTPVSALIHAATMVTAGIYLIARMYFLFDYAPQSLTIIAITGCITALVAATIALKQNDIKKILAYSTVSQLGYMAVALGVGAYISAVFHLMTHAFFKALLFLGAGSVIHGLHGEQDISKMGGLKSKMKWTYAVMLIGTLAIVGCPPFAGFFSKDEILAAVYSKNFWFFLVLAFASVFTAWYMFRLLFATFHGQFRGSEEKLNKVHESSYSMVIPLVVLAVFSILGGFVGLPEITGGDHKLYKFLVQSIAHTRFKVTHLFEYSLWGVTVLALVSIGYITFKKYATSDTKVFEPGNSLISRIIVNKFYLDELYAMLFVNPLKKTGSWIINQFEYGVIDRLIRIPDNLIESSSYALKNLQSGKLSWYLLSTVVSILLIVLVFIYR from the coding sequence ATGGATGCAACACTAATATTACACATTATACTTTGGCCACCACTTATCGGATTTTTGATAAATGGTTTATTTGGTAATTCATTTCCTAAATGGGCTGTTAGTATACTAGCATGTTTGGGCCCGCTTACCAGTTTCGTTGGAACCGTTTTAGCTTATACCTATTTGTCGGGTCCGGCTCATTCAATTCCACTTTACACCTGGTTTATTGTTGAAGGAAGTGCAAAAATTAATTTTGGCTTTTATATAGATCATCTGGCTATCATTATGTTATTTGTTGTAACAGGCGTTGGAAGTTTAATACATGCCTATTCTACTGGTTACATGCATGATGATAAGGGGTATTCCAGATTTATGTCCTACATGAATTTGTTTTTATTTTCCATGCTCTTGCTGGTCCTTGGTTCAAATCTGGTGGTCTTATTTGCAGGTTGGGAAGGAGTTGGCTTGTGTTCGTTTTTATTGATTGGTTTCTGGTTTGAAAATAAAGAATACAATCGGGCTGCTGCAAAGGCCTTTATCATGAATCGGATTGGGGATCTTGGATTTTTAGTTGCTATATTTTTAATAATCAATAAGTTTGGAGGAATAGAATTTACAGATATCCATGAAACCATTATGGAAGAAGGTCAATTGCATGATCCTCAAATATTATTAATATGCCTCTTGTTGTTTTTAGGTGTTTGTGGAAAATCTGCTCAAATTCCTTTATTTACCTGGTTACCGGATGCAATGGCTGGTCCAACACCTGTTTCAGCTTTGATCCACGCTGCGACTATGGTTACCGCAGGGATCTATTTGATTGCAAGAATGTACTTCCTGTTTGATTATGCACCTCAGAGTCTAACCATTATTGCTATTACAGGATGTATTACTGCATTGGTCGCCGCAACCATTGCATTAAAACAAAACGATATTAAAAAAATATTAGCCTATTCAACCGTCAGCCAATTGGGTTATATGGCTGTTGCCTTAGGTGTTGGTGCTTATATATCGGCAGTATTTCATCTGATGACCCATGCATTTTTTAAAGCCTTATTGTTTTTAGGTGCCGGCAGTGTGATTCATGGTTTACATGGTGAACAAGACATCAGCAAAATGGGCGGATTGAAGTCAAAGATGAAATGGACCTATGCTGTTATGCTGATTGGTACCTTAGCCATTGTTGGGTGTCCTCCGTTTGCAGGTTTCTTTTCTAAAGATGAAATTTTAGCTGCGGTGTATTCTAAAAACTTTTGGTTTTTTCTAGTATTGGCATTTGCTTCCGTTTTTACAGCATGGTATATGTTCCGATTATTATTTGCAACCTTTCATGGACAATTCAGAGGTTCGGAAGAAAAACTGAACAAGGTTCATGAATCTTCTTATAGTATGGTAATTCCATTAGTTGTGCTAGCTGTATTTTCTATCCTTGGAGGCTTTGTCGGATTGCCGGAAATTACCGGAGGTGATCATAAATTATATAAATTTTTAGTTCAATCCATTGCACATACCCGATTTAAAGTTACCCATTTATTTGAATACAGTTTATGGGGTGTAACTGTCCTAGCTCTAGTGTCCATTGGTTATATAACTTTTAAAAAATACGCAACTTCAGATACTAAAGTTTTTGAACCAGGAAATTCACTGATTTCCAGAATCATTGTAAATAAATTTTATCTGGATGAATTGTACGCAATGCTTTTTGTTAATCCTTTAAAGAAAACTGGAAGCTGGATTATAAATCAATTTGAATATGGAGTAATTGATCGGTTGATTCGAATACCAGACAACCTCATTGAGTCATCAAGTTATGCACTTAAAAATTTACAATCGGGTAAATTGAGTTGGTACTTGTTAAGTACTGTAGTCAGTATATTATTAATTGTCTTAGTGTTTATTTACAGATAA
- a CDS encoding (2Fe-2S)-binding protein, translating to MENLFKVTIDGKSIEVPPGTTILQAARQIGGKYPPAMCYYSSLKDTGGKCRVCLVKVAQSSEANPRPMPKLVASCLTRVEHGMVVENESSPEVLEARNGVVEFLLINHPLDCPVCDQAGECDLQNLSYEHGTEGTRYEESRREFNKIDIGPYVQLHMTRCILCYRCVYAAEQLTDSRVHGVLNRGDVSEISTYIQHAIDKDFSGNIIDVCPVGALTDKTYRFKQRVWFSKPFNAHRSCSKCSGKTIAWMKGDDIIRITARKNAFGEVEDFICNECRFEHKETADWHIEGPRDMGEDSVISANKYELPVISPAVNVDAKFVSE from the coding sequence ATGGAAAATCTTTTTAAAGTAACCATAGACGGTAAAAGTATTGAAGTTCCACCCGGAACGACCATACTTCAAGCTGCAAGGCAAATCGGAGGAAAGTATCCACCCGCTATGTGTTATTATTCTTCTTTGAAAGACACGGGAGGAAAATGCCGCGTATGTCTGGTGAAAGTTGCACAATCCAGTGAAGCCAATCCCAGGCCTATGCCAAAATTGGTCGCAAGCTGTCTTACACGCGTTGAACATGGAATGGTGGTTGAAAATGAAAGTTCTCCGGAAGTACTGGAAGCTCGCAATGGAGTCGTTGAATTTTTATTAATCAATCACCCCTTGGATTGTCCTGTTTGCGATCAGGCAGGAGAATGCGATTTGCAAAATCTTTCCTACGAACATGGTACTGAGGGAACCCGCTATGAAGAATCAAGAAGAGAATTTAATAAGATAGATATTGGACCTTATGTCCAATTGCACATGACCCGCTGTATTTTATGTTATCGTTGTGTTTATGCGGCTGAGCAACTTACAGACTCACGCGTACACGGTGTTTTAAATCGTGGAGACGTTTCAGAAATCAGTACCTACATTCAACATGCAATTGATAAAGATTTTTCTGGAAATATTATTGATGTTTGTCCGGTGGGTGCATTGACAGATAAAACATATCGATTTAAACAACGCGTATGGTTTTCAAAACCATTTAATGCACATCGTTCCTGTTCTAAATGTTCAGGTAAAACAATAGCCTGGATGAAAGGCGATGATATTATTCGAATTACAGCCAGAAAAAATGCATTTGGGGAAGTGGAAGATTTTATTTGCAACGAATGCAGATTTGAACATAAAGAAACAGCAGATTGGCACATTGAAGGTCCAAGAGATATGGGAGAAGATTCTGTGATATCTGCAAATAAATATGAATTGCCGGTGATTTCACCTGCAGTAAATGTGGACGCCAAATTTGTTTCAGAATGA
- the lpdA gene encoding dihydrolipoyl dehydrogenase: protein MNVVIIGSGPGGYVAAIRCAQLGMKVVLIEKYSTLGGTCLNVGCIPSKALLDSSEHFYQARTHFKSHGILVDNLQVDLKQMIARKNDVVNQNVKGIAFLMKKNRIDVIQGTASFETTNSIRVTKPDGSVQMIPFDKCIIATGSKPFLPTSLNYDKNRIISSTEALNIKEIPESMTVIGAGVIGLELGSVFARLGTQVTILEYMDRILPGMDLDCAKELQKSLSKTGITFHLNRSVNQIDYNKKSNKVKLTHLSKDQKDSSEIESDYCLIAIGRRAYTDGLNLERIGVHTDEKSKITVDKNLQTTQANIFAIGDVISGPMLAHKAEEEGAFVAEYLAGQKPHRDVHLIPGVVYTWPEMAGVGYTEEQLVEKNRAYKVGKFPFKALGRARASMDVDGLVKILADKTTDEILGVHIVGARAADLIMEAVSAMTYRASAEDLARMCHPHPTFTEALKEAALDASGLGAIHS, encoded by the coding sequence ATGAATGTCGTAATCATCGGATCTGGTCCTGGTGGGTATGTTGCTGCTATTCGCTGTGCCCAATTAGGGATGAAGGTTGTACTGATTGAAAAATATAGTACTTTAGGAGGTACTTGCTTAAATGTTGGATGCATTCCTTCCAAAGCACTTTTAGATAGCAGCGAACATTTTTATCAGGCTCGTACCCATTTTAAGTCCCATGGAATTCTGGTTGATAACTTGCAAGTGGATTTAAAACAAATGATTGCAAGAAAAAATGATGTAGTGAATCAGAACGTGAAGGGCATTGCTTTCTTAATGAAAAAAAATCGCATTGATGTAATTCAAGGAACTGCTTCTTTTGAAACCACAAACTCAATTCGTGTTACAAAGCCTGATGGTTCAGTTCAAATGATTCCGTTTGACAAATGCATTATTGCAACAGGTTCAAAACCCTTTCTTCCGACTTCATTAAATTATGATAAAAATAGAATAATAAGTTCGACAGAAGCACTTAACATTAAAGAAATACCAGAAAGCATGACCGTTATAGGGGCTGGTGTAATAGGGTTGGAATTGGGGTCCGTATTTGCGAGATTGGGAACTCAGGTTACAATCCTTGAATACATGGATCGGATTTTACCTGGTATGGATTTAGATTGTGCAAAGGAGCTGCAAAAATCGTTGAGTAAAACCGGAATCACATTTCATTTGAATCGAAGCGTAAATCAAATTGATTATAATAAAAAGTCTAATAAAGTAAAACTTACACACCTATCGAAAGATCAAAAGGATTCCTCAGAAATCGAATCAGATTATTGTTTAATTGCTATCGGGCGTCGAGCATACACCGATGGTTTGAATTTAGAACGCATTGGGGTGCATACCGATGAGAAAAGTAAAATTACAGTAGACAAAAATTTGCAAACCACACAAGCTAATATTTTTGCAATTGGGGATGTGATTTCTGGACCCATGCTTGCACATAAAGCAGAGGAGGAAGGTGCTTTTGTTGCTGAGTATTTAGCGGGACAAAAACCGCATAGAGATGTTCATTTGATTCCAGGTGTTGTTTATACCTGGCCTGAAATGGCAGGTGTTGGATATACAGAAGAGCAATTAGTAGAAAAAAACCGGGCGTATAAAGTAGGAAAATTTCCATTCAAAGCACTTGGTAGAGCCCGCGCGAGCATGGATGTAGATGGCCTGGTTAAAATATTGGCTGATAAAACTACTGATGAAATATTAGGAGTACACATTGTAGGTGCACGTGCTGCGGATTTAATCATGGAAGCCGTTTCGGCAATGACCTATCGGGCCAGTGCTGAAGATTTAGCCAGAATGTGTCACCCACATCCAACGTTTACTGAAGCCTTAAAGGAAGCAGCCCTGGATGCGAGTGGCTTGGGTGCTATTCATTCATAG
- the nuoI gene encoding NADH-quinone oxidoreductase subunit NuoI — MTFMERIYLPAVLKGMAITLSHLFKKKATIQYPEQKRPMSEVFRGLHILKRDDQGAERCTACGLCALACPAEAITMTAAERKPEEKKLYREEKYASVYEINMLRCIFCGLCEEACPKAAIFLQNDVMAPASFEREDFIYGKDRLVEPLKLN; from the coding sequence ATGACGTTTATGGAACGGATTTATCTTCCGGCCGTGTTGAAAGGAATGGCAATTACCTTAAGTCACTTATTTAAGAAAAAAGCTACGATTCAATATCCGGAACAGAAACGTCCGATGAGTGAAGTATTCAGAGGATTGCATATTTTAAAAAGAGACGATCAAGGTGCAGAACGTTGTACAGCATGTGGATTGTGCGCTTTGGCATGTCCAGCAGAAGCAATTACCATGACCGCTGCAGAGCGGAAACCAGAAGAAAAGAAATTGTACCGCGAGGAGAAATATGCATCAGTTTATGAAATCAATATGTTGCGATGTATCTTTTGTGGTTTGTGTGAAGAAGCATGCCCCAAGGCCGCGATATTCTTACAAAATGATGTCATGGCTCCGGCAAGTTTCGAGCGGGAAGATTTTATATATGGAAAAGATCGATTGGTTGAACCCTTGAAGTTAAATTGA
- the nuoH gene encoding NADH-quinone oxidoreductase subunit NuoH, with protein MSELIFKLIFISVIFGLSLFIAMYSTYAERKLAAFLQDRLGPNRAGPFGLLQPLADGIKLFFKEEFIPKASDRWLFIMGPGFFMITALMTSAVIPFAPDLPWNGQIFSMQATDLNVGILYLFGVVSLGVYGILIGGWASNNKFSLLGAIRAASQNISYELAMGLSIVSLIMVTSSLSLRDIVDQQSGWHWNVIYQPLGFLIFIICAFAETNRAPFDLPECETELVGGYHTEFSSMKLGFYLFAEYINMFVSSAVLATLYFGAYQFPFISSMDPGLTKTLLGAGVMFGKIFFFIFLFIWIRWTLPRFRYDQLMNLGWKVLIPLAVLNIILTGAFILFKS; from the coding sequence ATGAGCGAGCTGATTTTTAAATTAATATTCATTTCAGTCATATTTGGCTTGTCTTTGTTTATTGCGATGTATTCTACCTACGCAGAACGAAAACTAGCTGCCTTTCTGCAAGACCGATTGGGACCCAATCGCGCCGGACCTTTCGGATTGTTGCAACCTTTGGCTGATGGGATTAAATTATTTTTTAAAGAGGAATTTATCCCAAAAGCTTCAGATCGGTGGTTATTTATTATGGGTCCTGGTTTTTTTATGATTACTGCATTGATGACAAGTGCTGTAATCCCTTTTGCACCCGATTTGCCTTGGAATGGTCAGATTTTTTCAATGCAAGCCACGGATTTGAATGTGGGTATTTTATATTTATTTGGAGTCGTTTCGTTGGGTGTATACGGGATCTTGATCGGAGGATGGGCTTCTAATAATAAATTTAGTTTATTAGGTGCAATTCGCGCTGCATCTCAAAATATCAGTTACGAACTGGCCATGGGTTTGTCTATCGTTTCACTGATCATGGTTACATCCAGTTTATCGTTGCGCGATATCGTAGATCAACAAAGCGGTTGGCATTGGAATGTAATTTATCAGCCCCTGGGTTTTTTAATATTTATTATATGTGCTTTTGCAGAAACCAATCGCGCTCCATTTGATTTGCCTGAATGCGAAACAGAATTGGTTGGCGGATATCATACAGAGTTTTCTTCTATGAAACTTGGTTTTTATCTGTTTGCAGAATATATCAATATGTTTGTAAGCAGTGCAGTGCTGGCAACTTTATATTTTGGTGCATACCAATTTCCTTTTATTAGTAGTATGGATCCTGGTTTAACTAAAACATTATTAGGAGCTGGTGTCATGTTCGGAAAAATTTTCTTTTTCATCTTTTTATTTATTTGGATCCGATGGACCTTACCTCGGTTCAGATATGATCAATTGATGAATTTAGGTTGGAAAGTTTTAATCCCACTGGCGGTGTTAAATATTATTTTAACCGGTGCATTTATATTATTTAAATCGTAA
- a CDS encoding NADH-quinone oxidoreductase subunit M, translated as MNSAGVLILIPFIFSLLSFVSGKKWSSIIALISSVGSLFYFLLLLSAYNVKTNYVAFGYYYDWIPSIRASLSFGMDAANLLVLMLTQIVVCLAVLATMVKGNDRTGSYYGLIGLTHAFLNAFFSAQNPMTFLIFFEATLIPIYFLILNFGGPKRKQAVFKFFIYTVFGGLLMLLAILFYQSNMFPQLRLDSWADFYQYKLSLKYQYWLFTAFFIAFAIKAPLFPFHTWQADLYSQADRPTLMILAALLSKMGIYGFVRFNFFFIQVVYDWFNYIALLCVIGVVYGAIIAWRQKDIIRLIAYSSLSHIGLMAAGTMTLTNIGMQGAMFAMLAHGLAVAGLIFVADVMIRRTNEHSVDSFSGIARNNPRFAVYFFIILLSAVGLPLTCGFIGEFYLIWALVEFKFYIGLVAALTLIFGAAYMLRWYQKTMFGIPSSNIIGFQKLSLSEDYIFLILVMLILILGLFPADWIGFGQFAYKYMNFIPDN; from the coding sequence ATGAATTCAGCAGGAGTCCTTATATTAATTCCATTCATTTTTTCCTTACTGAGTTTTGTATCCGGAAAGAAATGGTCTTCCATAATTGCTTTGATTTCATCCGTTGGAAGCTTATTTTATTTTTTATTGCTATTAAGTGCTTATAATGTAAAAACAAATTACGTTGCTTTTGGATATTATTACGATTGGATTCCTTCCATACGTGCTTCACTGAGTTTTGGAATGGATGCTGCCAATTTATTGGTTTTGATGCTCACACAAATTGTAGTGTGTTTAGCTGTATTGGCTACGATGGTAAAGGGCAATGACCGGACTGGAAGTTATTATGGATTGATAGGCCTGACACATGCGTTTCTAAATGCTTTTTTTAGCGCTCAAAATCCAATGACTTTTTTAATCTTTTTTGAAGCGACGCTGATTCCGATTTATTTTTTAATTCTCAATTTTGGTGGGCCAAAACGGAAACAGGCTGTCTTCAAATTTTTTATTTATACGGTATTTGGAGGTTTACTTATGCTATTGGCAATCTTGTTTTATCAGTCCAATATGTTTCCACAATTGCGATTGGATAGCTGGGCTGATTTTTATCAATACAAACTTTCACTGAAATATCAATATTGGTTGTTTACAGCATTTTTTATTGCTTTTGCAATTAAAGCGCCCCTCTTTCCATTTCATACCTGGCAAGCGGATTTGTATTCACAAGCAGACCGCCCTACATTAATGATATTGGCTGCCCTCTTATCCAAAATGGGCATTTATGGATTTGTTCGATTTAATTTCTTCTTCATTCAGGTTGTGTATGATTGGTTTAATTACATTGCCCTGTTGTGTGTGATCGGAGTAGTTTACGGAGCAATCATAGCATGGCGGCAAAAAGATATCATCCGACTCATTGCATATTCCTCCTTATCACATATCGGCTTAATGGCTGCGGGCACCATGACCTTAACAAATATTGGAATGCAGGGTGCAATGTTTGCTATGTTGGCTCATGGACTTGCAGTTGCAGGTTTAATTTTTGTTGCCGATGTGATGATTCGACGCACCAATGAACACAGTGTAGATTCCTTTTCTGGAATTGCCAGAAATAATCCTCGCTTTGCAGTTTATTTTTTCATCATTTTACTTTCTGCCGTAGGCTTGCCACTTACTTGCGGATTTATTGGTGAGTTTTATTTGATTTGGGCCTTGGTGGAGTTTAAATTTTATATTGGCCTGGTAGCAGCATTGACTTTAATATTTGGAGCTGCTTACATGTTGCGTTGGTATCAAAAAACAATGTTTGGAATTCCTTCCTCTAATATTATAGGTTTCCAAAAATTAAGTCTCTCAGAAGACTATATTTTTCTGATCCTTGTTATGTTAATTCTTATACTAGGATTATTTCCTGCAGACTGGATAGGTTTTGGACAGTTTGCTTATAAATACATGAACTTCATTCCAGATAATTGA
- a CDS encoding NADH-quinone oxidoreductase subunit J, protein MQNLFYILSGLTIFAAIMVIISKHPIRSILFLVFTFFLISAHYVLLNAQFLALVNVVVYAGAIMVLFLFVVMFLNLNQEIERFKSWIPLSAAAISGACLFLVFFSAFRTAALTQHDNTGGYQHGLVENLGEVLYRDYLFPMEICSVLFLVAMIGVVLLGRKERVEPVKINLP, encoded by the coding sequence ATGCAAAACCTGTTTTATATTTTATCCGGCTTAACCATTTTTGCAGCAATTATGGTTATCATTTCTAAACATCCGATCCGGAGTATTTTATTTTTAGTATTTACTTTTTTTCTGATATCTGCACATTATGTGTTACTCAATGCTCAGTTTTTAGCATTGGTAAATGTGGTGGTTTATGCAGGTGCAATCATGGTGTTGTTTCTTTTCGTTGTCATGTTTTTAAATTTAAATCAGGAAATTGAACGATTTAAATCCTGGATTCCTTTAAGCGCTGCTGCAATTTCAGGAGCTTGTTTGTTTTTAGTATTCTTCTCAGCATTTAGAACAGCTGCATTGACACAGCATGACAATACCGGTGGATATCAACACGGTTTGGTAGAAAATTTAGGAGAAGTTTTATATCGTGATTATTTATTTCCAATGGAAATTTGTTCCGTTTTGTTTTTAGTAGCAATGATCGGCGTTGTTTTATTAGGCCGTAAAGAACGGGTCGAACCAGTTAAAATTAATTTACCATGA
- a CDS encoding NADH-quinone oxidoreductase subunit N → MMLALIILTLAGLLILFLGFSGMRNVLLPVAIIAICAAIFSLSSQQTFWNHYLADMVQVDGLSRKISLILMYAALGLLPFFNLFKNRGQEELSDFLGIYLFAILGSILMVSALNYMSLFLGVEILSISMYVLAGANRRSILSNEASLKYFITGSFTSAIMLFGIAWIYAESGSLSMIQTSGVATSMMSFGFIFLFTAFALKVALVPFHFWAPDVYQGTPTLFTASMATLVKIAAIGAFYRLVQLNHAVLPEWINWYFVLLILATLILGNILAVTQDSVKRLFAYSGIVQSGFILMGFLYQSAYVDWTMLFYFIAYASASLVGFIVIHFVEVQSGSDSLDSFAGLSKSNPGLALVLSISLISLAGGPLTAGFMAKIFILSQSIQNNFTALAMVAVISAVVSMYYYYKVINAIYSKSSDQPWSVSIYYRGLLYVFTIITLLAGLLPSVLIGILK, encoded by the coding sequence ATGATGCTTGCATTAATCATATTAACCCTTGCCGGATTGCTGATTCTTTTCTTAGGATTTAGCGGAATGCGGAATGTACTATTGCCTGTTGCCATCATAGCAATTTGTGCTGCTATTTTTTCTTTGAGTTCGCAACAAACTTTCTGGAATCATTACCTCGCAGACATGGTGCAAGTCGATGGACTTTCTAGAAAAATTTCATTGATATTGATGTATGCTGCATTGGGTTTATTGCCATTTTTTAATTTATTTAAAAACCGGGGGCAGGAAGAGCTTTCTGATTTTTTAGGCATTTATTTATTTGCAATTCTTGGTTCGATCTTAATGGTCAGTGCCTTAAATTATATGAGTTTATTTCTTGGGGTTGAAATTCTTTCCATCAGTATGTATGTGTTAGCCGGAGCAAATCGAAGGAGTATTCTCTCTAATGAAGCATCATTAAAATATTTTATCACAGGATCTTTTACCAGTGCAATTATGTTGTTTGGTATAGCCTGGATATATGCTGAAAGTGGTTCACTTTCTATGATTCAGACCAGTGGAGTTGCAACAAGTATGATGAGTTTCGGATTCATATTTTTGTTTACGGCATTTGCATTAAAAGTTGCTTTGGTTCCATTTCATTTTTGGGCACCCGATGTTTACCAGGGAACGCCTACTTTATTTACAGCCTCTATGGCAACCCTCGTTAAAATTGCAGCCATCGGCGCTTTTTATAGATTGGTACAATTAAATCATGCTGTATTGCCGGAATGGATCAATTGGTATTTTGTATTACTGATATTAGCCACATTAATACTTGGAAACATATTGGCTGTTACACAAGATAGTGTGAAACGATTGTTTGCTTATTCTGGAATCGTTCAATCTGGTTTTATATTAATGGGATTTTTATATCAAAGCGCCTATGTGGATTGGACCATGTTGTTTTATTTTATTGCTTATGCATCGGCATCACTTGTTGGATTTATTGTAATTCATTTTGTAGAAGTACAAAGTGGTTCAGACAGTTTGGATTCATTTGCAGGTTTATCTAAAAGCAATCCGGGTTTAGCACTCGTTTTAAGCATTTCATTAATTTCTTTGGCTGGAGGTCCTCTGACAGCTGGTTTTATGGCTAAAATATTTATCCTCAGCCAATCAATACAAAATAACTTTACAGCGCTTGCTATGGTTGCAGTGATCAGTGCTGTAGTTTCAATGTATTATTATTATAAAGTGATTAATGCCATTTACAGCAAAAGTTCGGACCAACCCTGGTCTGTTTCGATCTATTATAGGGGACTATTATATGTATTTACCATCATTACCCTGTTGGCCGGTTTGCTACCTTCTGTTTTGATAGGAATCCTAAAATAA